The following proteins come from a genomic window of Gimesia chilikensis:
- the cas8c gene encoding type I-C CRISPR-associated protein Cas8c/Csd1 — translation MILQSLNQFYERLAADPEIEIPSYGYSSQKISFCIVINKQGKLIQFSDIRRESGKRLISQEIQVCGGAKPSGSGLNPCFLWDNSSYLLGYKPDDPKLERTREAFETSRDYHLSLEKEINYPGYTAVCQFLRSWDPETAAEYPELAEAATGFLVFQVSGEERYVHETPEIKSWWDSQLESQQESQAAVNAFCLVTGKKQRLARLHEPKIKGVRGAQSAGASIVSFNTSAYESYRKEQSFNAPVSEQAAFQYCTALNYLLSRDNNRSFTVGDATVVFWTERASPMEHLFSAFMDPDIKAEDESLRENLNRLLKQIAKGQYPNQELGDPETAFYVLGLSPNAARIAVRFWYVSSLGEIFTHLSQHMQDLEICGKPEKALAMPAIWQLLAETVRDNKDLPPLLAGSVMKAILSGLAYPEMLYSSILRRIRMDRQVNYRRASLLKACLNRKTRLQTHFQLLKEISVSLDPDYPDPAYHMGRLFAELEKSQEDALPGINATIKDRFFGAASATPGSVFPRLIRMNQHHLGKLEPAGKTYHEKRIQEICQKLNLFPSHLDLQQQGLFALGYYHQRQDIFTKKTSRKTTEKTVSEIV, via the coding sequence GTGATTCTGCAATCTCTCAATCAGTTCTATGAACGATTGGCCGCAGACCCGGAGATTGAGATTCCCTCATATGGGTACAGTTCTCAAAAAATCAGCTTTTGCATTGTGATCAACAAACAAGGAAAGCTCATTCAGTTTTCAGATATCCGTCGGGAATCAGGCAAGCGACTGATATCACAGGAAATCCAGGTCTGTGGCGGTGCCAAACCTTCCGGGTCAGGTCTGAATCCCTGTTTTCTCTGGGACAATTCGAGTTATCTATTGGGGTATAAGCCAGATGATCCCAAACTAGAACGCACGAGAGAAGCGTTTGAAACATCGCGCGATTACCACCTGAGTCTGGAAAAGGAAATTAATTATCCCGGTTATACGGCTGTCTGTCAGTTTCTCAGATCCTGGGATCCTGAGACTGCCGCCGAGTATCCTGAGTTGGCTGAAGCAGCTACAGGTTTCCTGGTCTTTCAAGTATCCGGTGAAGAACGCTATGTGCATGAAACTCCGGAAATCAAGTCCTGGTGGGATAGTCAGCTTGAATCTCAACAAGAAAGTCAAGCTGCCGTCAACGCATTTTGCCTGGTGACAGGCAAAAAACAAAGGTTAGCCCGGTTGCATGAACCAAAAATCAAAGGGGTGCGCGGTGCTCAGTCAGCTGGTGCATCAATTGTCTCATTTAATACGTCAGCTTATGAATCGTACCGTAAAGAGCAATCGTTCAATGCTCCTGTCAGCGAACAGGCTGCGTTTCAGTATTGTACTGCTTTGAACTATCTTTTATCCCGTGATAATAACCGAAGCTTTACCGTTGGAGACGCTACGGTCGTCTTCTGGACCGAGCGGGCCTCACCCATGGAGCATCTTTTCTCAGCATTCATGGATCCGGACATCAAGGCAGAGGATGAATCGTTACGAGAGAATCTGAATCGATTACTCAAGCAAATTGCGAAAGGCCAGTATCCTAATCAGGAACTGGGAGATCCGGAAACTGCATTCTATGTTTTAGGCCTTTCTCCTAACGCTGCCCGCATTGCTGTTCGCTTCTGGTATGTAAGCTCACTCGGTGAAATCTTCACACATCTGAGCCAGCATATGCAGGACCTGGAAATATGCGGCAAGCCTGAAAAAGCACTCGCCATGCCTGCGATCTGGCAGTTGCTGGCTGAGACCGTGAGAGATAATAAGGATCTTCCTCCTCTACTTGCCGGTTCTGTCATGAAAGCCATTCTCTCCGGACTGGCGTATCCAGAGATGCTCTACTCCAGCATATTGCGGAGAATCCGTATGGACCGACAGGTCAATTATCGACGTGCGTCACTACTTAAAGCGTGCTTAAATCGTAAAACCAGACTTCAAACACATTTTCAATTACTTAAGGAGATTTCCGTGTCCCTTGACCCAGATTACCCTGATCCCGCTTATCACATGGGGCGTCTATTTGCTGAGCTGGAGAAATCACAGGAAGATGCTCTACCTGGAATAAATGCAACTATTAAAGATCGTTTCTTTGGTGCTGCGTCGGCAACGCCGGGAAGTGTATTTCCTCGTCTGATTCGTATGAATCAGCATCATCTCGGGAAACTGGAACCTGCCGGTAAAACATATCATGAGAAACGCATTCAGGAGATCTGCCAGAAGTTGAATCTGTTTCCCAGCCATTTGGACCTGCAGCAACAGGGATTATTTGCGTTGGGCTATTACCACCAGCGCCAGGACATATTCACCAAAAAAACTTCCAGGAAGACGACCGAAAAGACAGTGTCAGAGATAGTCTGA
- the cas7c gene encoding type I-C CRISPR-associated protein Cas7/Csd2 — translation MNHRYDFVYLFDVTDGNPNGDPDAGNLPRLDAETGQGLVTDVCIKRKIRNYIGLTKEEQPPYEIYIKEKAVLNQQHERAYQALDVDPKAKGDRNKGDNATKITQWMCQNFFDIRAFGAVMTTGVNAGQVRGPVQFTFGRSIDPIISAEHSITRCAVTTEKEAEKQEGDNRTMGRKFTVPYGLYRMHGFINANLAAQTGFESNGEDLELLWSALANMFDHDRAAARGQMSPQELIVFQHESPLGNAPAHKLFSRVKIERCESNGASGPPRSFSDYKVTVVDDDLPQGISVERKI, via the coding sequence ATGAATCACCGTTACGATTTTGTTTATCTCTTTGATGTCACCGATGGTAATCCTAATGGCGATCCCGATGCCGGCAATCTTCCTCGGCTGGATGCCGAAACAGGACAGGGGCTGGTGACGGATGTCTGTATTAAACGAAAGATCCGGAATTATATTGGACTCACTAAAGAGGAACAGCCTCCCTATGAAATCTACATCAAGGAAAAAGCAGTCCTGAACCAGCAGCATGAAAGGGCCTATCAGGCACTGGATGTAGACCCAAAAGCAAAAGGAGATCGGAATAAAGGAGATAACGCGACTAAAATTACGCAATGGATGTGCCAGAATTTTTTCGACATCCGTGCTTTCGGTGCTGTAATGACGACAGGTGTTAATGCAGGGCAGGTTCGCGGTCCAGTTCAGTTCACCTTTGGAAGAAGTATTGATCCTATCATCTCTGCTGAGCATTCCATAACACGCTGTGCAGTTACTACAGAGAAGGAGGCCGAAAAACAGGAGGGAGACAATCGTACCATGGGGAGAAAGTTCACAGTTCCCTATGGCCTGTATCGGATGCACGGGTTTATCAATGCCAATCTGGCTGCACAAACCGGTTTTGAAAGTAATGGGGAGGACCTTGAACTCCTCTGGTCCGCCCTGGCAAATATGTTCGATCATGATCGTGCCGCAGCACGCGGACAGATGTCGCCGCAGGAGTTGATTGTATTTCAGCATGAAAGTCCCCTGGGGAATGCTCCCGCACATAAACTGTTCAGTCGCGTCAAAATTGAGCGTTGTGAATCAAATGGAGCTTCGGGGCCGCCTCGTTCATTCAGTGATTACAAAGTTACAGTGGTCGACGATGATCTCCCACAAGGAATCTCAGTCGAAAGAAAGATCTGA
- the cas4 gene encoding CRISPR-associated protein Cas4: MTFNEDDLVPISALQHLIFCPRQCALIHLERLWAENQWTAEGRILHKKAESGKSTTRNGIRITRDLPLHSLEYGLIGKADIIEWHPPAGLQKANSGTLKDLIHEHRGQSLTGWTVLPIEYKRGQPKQNDSDRVQLCAQVLCLEEMLGISIGRGLLFYGKKQHRFEVILDDSLRNTTIDTIQQMHDLMTSGSTPPAEYGPKCQSCSLFELCLPQTFQNTSASQWLNQQVLNSIK, translated from the coding sequence ATGACATTTAACGAAGATGATCTGGTTCCGATCTCTGCATTACAACATCTGATATTTTGTCCGCGACAGTGTGCCTTGATCCATCTCGAACGTTTATGGGCAGAGAATCAGTGGACGGCAGAGGGACGAATTCTACATAAGAAAGCAGAAAGCGGGAAATCAACTACCAGAAACGGCATTCGTATTACTCGTGATCTACCGCTTCACAGCCTTGAATATGGTCTGATTGGTAAGGCAGATATCATCGAGTGGCATCCCCCAGCCGGTTTGCAAAAGGCAAATAGCGGGACTCTCAAAGACCTCATTCATGAACATCGTGGTCAGTCCCTGACAGGCTGGACAGTCCTGCCAATTGAATACAAACGCGGACAACCAAAACAAAACGATTCTGACCGGGTTCAACTATGCGCTCAGGTATTGTGCCTGGAAGAAATGCTGGGAATTTCTATCGGTCGAGGTTTGCTTTTTTATGGAAAAAAACAGCACCGTTTTGAAGTTATTCTGGATGATTCTTTGCGGAATACTACCATCGACACGATTCAGCAAATGCACGATCTCATGACCTCTGGCTCAACTCCTCCGGCTGAATATGGTCCGAAATGTCAAAGTTGCTCACTATTTGAACTCTGTTTGCCACAAACGTTCCAGAATACTTCAGCCAGTCAGTGGCTGAATCAGCAGGTCCTCAACTCCATAAAATGA
- the cas1c gene encoding type I-C CRISPR-associated endonuclease Cas1c: MKTHLNTLFVTTEGSYLAKEGDTVSIRLNRQTQTRLPFHNLDSIVCIGRISLSPQLMQAASQAGISISLLDERGRFRALIQGFTSGNVLLRREQYRAADNEERTFTLARSFVLGKLANCRTVLRRAIRDANVLEPRVQTIERAAVRMKIAIEAATTASDIHELRGIEGEAATQYFSAFNSLQTQFQECFAFQKRSKRPPLDSINSLMSFIYTLLTHDVRSACEATGLDAAVGYLHRDRPGRPGLALDLIEEFRPWLADRLVFSLINRQQLNSSAFQTLENGAVVISPEARRTILTAWQQRKSEEIFHPFINEKITIGLLPLIQARLLARHLRGDLDLYPPFLWK, encoded by the coding sequence ATGAAAACCCATTTGAATACGCTCTTTGTCACGACAGAAGGATCTTACCTGGCCAAGGAAGGAGATACCGTTTCAATTCGCTTGAATCGCCAGACTCAAACCCGTCTGCCTTTTCATAATCTTGACAGTATTGTCTGTATCGGACGGATTAGCTTAAGTCCGCAACTGATGCAGGCAGCCAGTCAGGCAGGGATATCGATTTCTCTACTCGACGAACGTGGACGGTTCCGGGCGCTGATACAGGGCTTTACATCAGGCAATGTTCTGCTGCGTAGAGAGCAGTATCGAGCCGCAGATAATGAAGAGAGAACGTTTACATTGGCCCGCTCTTTTGTGCTAGGCAAGCTTGCCAACTGCCGCACTGTCTTACGCAGGGCGATTCGAGATGCGAATGTACTTGAACCTAGAGTACAGACAATTGAGAGAGCGGCTGTCCGTATGAAGATCGCGATTGAAGCGGCCACTACAGCCTCTGATATTCACGAACTCCGCGGGATCGAAGGTGAGGCGGCTACGCAATATTTCTCGGCTTTTAATTCTCTGCAGACTCAGTTTCAGGAATGTTTTGCATTTCAGAAACGATCGAAACGTCCTCCCCTGGATTCGATCAATTCGTTGATGTCATTTATATATACACTCCTTACACATGATGTACGCTCTGCCTGTGAAGCTACAGGTCTGGATGCTGCGGTGGGATATCTTCACCGGGATCGCCCTGGCAGGCCCGGTTTGGCCCTGGACTTAATAGAAGAGTTTCGTCCCTGGTTAGCGGATCGCCTGGTGTTTTCATTGATCAATCGGCAGCAGCTGAATTCTTCAGCCTTTCAAACGCTGGAAAACGGAGCTGTGGTTATCTCTCCGGAAGCCAGACGAACAATTCTGACTGCTTGGCAGCAACGTAAAAGTGAAGAAATCTTCCATCCTTTCATCAACGAAAAGATTACAATAGGCCTCTTACCACTCATTCAAGCTCGCCTACTGGCACGACACCTCCGTGGTGATCTTGATCTCTACCCTCCATTTCTCTGGAAATAA
- the cas2 gene encoding CRISPR-associated endonuclease Cas2, with protein MYVLVTYDISTADPKGQKRLRRMAKACENIGQRVQNSVFEIKADAGQWTLYKAILLEIADLSQDSLRFYNLGNNWERRVEHHGSKDGYNIDGPLIM; from the coding sequence GTGTATGTCCTGGTTACTTACGACATTTCCACTGCTGATCCAAAAGGCCAGAAACGATTACGTCGTATGGCAAAGGCCTGTGAGAATATCGGTCAGCGTGTTCAAAACTCAGTTTTTGAGATTAAAGCTGATGCGGGGCAATGGACGCTTTACAAAGCCATTCTTTTAGAGATAGCCGACCTTTCCCAGGATAGCCTTCGCTTTTATAATCTGGGAAATAACTGGGAGCGACGTGTGGAGCATCATGGCTCGAAAGACGGTTACAATATTGATGGTCCACTG